GATGACGTTTCGGATGGCAATGATAAGACCAAGAAGGGGATGTTCATTGTTGACGATTTCGAGTATTTACAAGATGGTGTAACCCCAAACCCCTATTATGATCAGTTGTCTGGGAATGGTGGTAGGCACAATTTCAGCTTTGCCGTAAAGATTCAGGCGAAGTTTGAATATGTTCCTGGCCAGTATTTTGACTTCTACGGTGACGACGACGTGTGGGTCTTTATTGACAGGCGCTTGGCGGTCGATATCGGTGGACAACATACGCAGGCAGCCGGGGCCGTGCTCCTGGATACGATTGGACAGAATACGGGCGATACCCTTGTTCCGGGCCAAACGTATGACTTCCATATTTTCTATGCGGAACGCCATACAAGCGAATCGAACTTCCGTATGCATACCTCTATTGACTTGCAAGTGGATGCGAGCATGTTCCTTGTCGATGACAGGAGGGGTGCTAAGACGGATTATTATATCTGGCAGGTGAACCGCAAGAGCACCTTTACTTGCGACATGGATGACAATGCGAAGGATACGACCATTACGGGTGGACGCTCTACGTTCAAGCTGTCGGGTGGCTCGTTTACGGAACCGGAGGAATTGACGCCTAGCGATAGCTGCTGGTATTCCGGCATTTGCATTACGAGCGATTCCACGTTTACCATTGACTCGGCATCGATTGTCGATAATTATGCCCTTGCTCCGGGACATTACTTCTTGGAAATTACCCTGAAGGATGACCCGATGCAAAAGTCGACCGTAGAAATTACGATTCCTTCTTACGCGATTCCGAGTATCGCCTATGCCGATTCCAACTGGAAGATTCTTGGAACCGAAGTTTCGGGAGATACCTTGCAGATTGGCAAGTGGGCGTACGAAGTTTATCCGGTGCACATTTCTTTCTTGGAATCCTGGGCGCAGGTCAACAACTACAACAAGAAAGTGAACCTGATGATTTCGAGTTCCCTGGTTGACATTCTCGACGAAAACGGTAACAAGATTTCGAAGGTGACCCTGGATGACGACGGCCATGCGACTTTCTACGTGCGTGCAAACGGTGAAGTCAAGAACGCCGTGCTTACGGCGCAGGGGGCTGCGGCTACGGCTTCAATCTGGAAAAATCTCCAGTTCGATTTGCCGCCGATTCCGCGCGTGTCCGTTGCAAAACTCTACGATCGAAATGGTGACGGCCGCGGCGACAGCCTTTACATCAAGTTCGACAGGGAACTGGATTCGAGGCATATCCTGGATTCGTTGCAGTTCAAGTTTGGCGAATCGTTCCCGACTTACGGCGCGGAGAATTTCAAGGTGAACGGAAACGTGGTCGTGCTGGTTTCGGACAATTCTTGCGAGGCGGGTTCTGCATGTGGCTTTGGCAGCAGACGCTTTACGGGTGGCGAAACCGAAGTCTATAGCGGCTCCATGATGACATGGTTCACCTATATCGATGAAAACAGGAAGGATTATCATTTCCAGATTACCGATGACCCTGTTGAAGACGGAATTGGCCCGGTCATTGTTTCTGCGGAACGTAAGAAGAATAGCGACGGTGCCCGTGAACTGACGCTCACCTTTAGCGAAGGTATCAAGGACGGAACTCGCGAACACTACGCCTCCATGTTTGAATTTATCTGCAAGCGTAACGGCGAGGAGCGTACTCCGGAAAAGCCGGTGCTGCAGAGCGGTTCGGGCAACATGATGGTTCTGGTGTATAGCGCCTCGACGACGGTGGATGCCGTGATTCCGATGGACGGCGACCAGATCAGGTTTGTGCCGGGACCGGACGCGAATAGCACGATGGACCTCTTGGGAATTGCGCCGCACAAGAACAATCCGTGGGTGCCGATTACCGGTGAACAGGAACTTTCGAACGAAAGCCCGGGCGTGGTGCTGCTGAATTCGGAAAATCCCATTGTGGCAAATCCGACAATTACCCAGCCTAAGCTGATCAAGGATCCGACGAAGACGGCTCAGGAAATTGGCGACGAAAATGGCGTACAAGGTAACCTGATCGATTTCGATATCTACAAGGTGATTCAGGAACAGACGAAGAAGGAAATCGCTGCCCTGGATGCCTATATCGAGACGATGCTTGGCGAAGTGAAGGACGACACGGTGTACAACGTTACCGAGATGACCGAAGAGGAAGCCCTGCAGCAGCTCTTCGATGATATCAGGAGCGGTGTCGTGAGCGAAGCCTACGGCATCAGCGAAGAACTGATTGCCGCGGTCGTTGCAGGCGAAGTGACGGTTTCCAATTACAAGAGCAGTTCCGTTGTGACCTCGGATGACCTGAAGGCGATTGAAACCCTGAAGCAGAAGAACATCGAAGAAAGCAGGGATACGACCATGACGATTATCCCGGCGTCGAATGCGTCGATGACCGACCTGTTTGCAGCGATTGTCAGCGGTCGCATCACCGAGGATGAACTCCTAGAAGCGGGTGTCAGCGAAACGGTGATAAAGGCCATCAAGGACGGAACAATCACCGCCGAAAACCTGCCCTCGTACAGGAGCGCTGAACTTACCTTGATGAACGAAGACGATGTGGTCTTGAGCTACAGCACCAAGTACTATACGCACCTCGGGCACTATGTCGGTGGAACGTCGGGGAAGATCGTCTGCTCCGATACGACCATCTATGGACAGGGTGGCTGTAAGGTGAACAAGGGCAAGATTTTCTTGGCGTGGAACATGCGCAATGACAACGGCCGCCTTGTGGGAACAGGTGTCTACATCGCAAGACTGCAGATAAAGTTGTACGTGGCGGACGAAAAGAAGATGGACCAGACGCGCGACAAGCTCTGGGGCGTTCGCCGCGGTAACCCGAAGAAGGCGAAGCCGACCGGACTGAACTGGGATCTGTAGCTCCGTTATTACCGGTACCTGATAAGTTTTTTCTCTCTCGTTGAACAAGAAGACCGCACCTTGGGTGCGGTCTTCTTTCGTTACTTGCTGATGTACCCCGCGGCAGAGCCGCGGGCGCGAACGGCGTTACACGAACTTGTAAAGGTCGGTAATGTCTTCGCCCATCTTGTCGTAGAACCAGAACTGGTTGATATGGGCGTGCTCGTCTTCCACGAGGCTGATGCTCATACCATGCTTGTATTCCAAGTAGTTGAACATGCGGTTGTGGTCCTTGCAGAGCACGTCGATCACCTGGGCGCTTACCACGAGGGTCACTTCGCGGAGTTTGCCCTTCGCCTTTGCGCGGGCCATCCAGCGGTCGATCATGCCGAGCGTGGATTCGAGTGTCGCGATGCGTCCACCGCCGTCGCATACCGGGCAGCGTTCGGTCTTTTCGGTCATCAGGTTCACGCGGACGCGCTTACGGGTGACTTCCATGAGGCCGAACTGGCTGATGGGGGCGGGGCTGATGGGGGCCTTGTCGCGGCGGATTGCCTTGCGGAATTCCTGGTACACGATTTCGTTGTCGGCCTCGGTTTCCATATCGATGAAGTCGATGATGATAAGGCCGCCCACGTCGCGCAGGCGCAGCTGTTTTGCGATTTCGTAGCAGGCGTCGATGTTCGTTTCGAGAATGATCTTCGCCTGGTCCTTGCCGTGGACCTTCGGACCTGTATTCACGTCGATGGAGACAAGAGCTTCGGTCTGTTCGATCACGAGGTTTCCACCACGCGGGAGCGGTACCTGGCGCTGCAGGGAGCGTGCGTAGTCGTTTTCGATCTTGAAGTATTCGAATAGGCTTTCGTTAGAGCTCCAGAGCTTCACCTTGTCGAGCTTGTCCGGCGAGAGCACCTTGAGGTATTCGCGCAGGGCGAAGTATTCGTCGCGGTTGTCGATATACACGTAGTCGGTGTTGTCGCTGAAGTATTCGCGCACCGTCTGTTCAATGGAATCGGATTCTTCGTAGATGCAGGTTTCGGCAGGCTGGTTTTCGAAGTTGTACTTCGTCTGTTCCCACTTGCTTTCGAGTTCGCGCATCTGCTTGTTGATTTCGAATTCGGATTCGTTCAGGCCGTTGGTACGGACGATGTAGCCCACGTCGCGACCTTTCAGGCGGCGGACCACCTTCTTGAATTCGCGGCGCTTGGCCGGGTCGCGTTCACGCTTGGAGACACCAATGAAGTTAGTGCCCGGCATGCACACGAGGAAACGACCTGCAAAGCTCAGGTGCGTCGTCAGACGGGCACCCTTGGTGCTAATCGGTTCCTTGACCACCTGAACCATGATTTCCTGGCCTTCCTGCAGGATTTCGTCAATCGAGACTTCCTTGGAAGAACCGCCTTCATCGTCGTCGTCACCATATTCGCGACGGAGAAGTTCGTTTCTGTCCATGGCGTCTTCTTGATGCAAAAAGCCTGCCTTTTCAAGGCCAATATCAATGAACGCAGCCTTGAGTGCCGGAAGCACCTTCTGGACCACGCCCTTATAAATATTGCCCAGAACTCGATTAGAAGAAACTCCCTCGACGACAAGTTCAACGAGTTCGCCATCTTCCATGATGGCGATACGTTTTTCGTAAGGGGTCTTACTAATCAAAATTCCACGCTTGCACTTATTTGCCATTAAAGCTCCTAAAAGTAGTCAAATCTTGTTGGACGTCCCTAAGAAGCAGTCCAAAAGTATGGAGCGCTTCCGAACCCGCGCGCTTCTTTTACGGAAAGTACCGCATTTCCACAACGCCAGGTCTAGGGAACCAAAATATAATAAGTGGTTAGTGCTTGGTGGATAGTGGTTGGGCGAAAAGGGGATTGAAATGCGGATAAAGGGGACGAATGGCGAAACTGGCGCTGATTTGGGGCGCGTAAGGGAATTTTGAACAAAAGAACGACCTCGGCAGAGCCGAGGCCGTTCTGGGTTTAGGAGTGGAGTCACACTACTACATATTGCTGAAGATTTGGAATCCGCTGTAGGATTCTTGTCCGTGTTCGCTTTGGTCGAGGCCGCGGAGTTCTTGACGTTCGGTAACGCGGAGGCCCATGGTCTTCTTGATAGCGTAGAAGATGAGGCTAGCAGCACCGAAGCAGGGAACCGCGTAAGCGATCACGCCGATGGCCTGAGTGCCGATGGTGTAGTCGCCAGTGATATCGAAGATACCGACAGCGAGCGTACCCCACACACCGTTCACCAGGTGAACCGAGAGAGCACCGACCGGGTCATCCAAGTGCAGGCGGTCGAACATGAAGACTGCACCGACGACGAGCACACCAGCGATGGCACCGATAATCCAGGAAGAAAGCGGGGTAACCACGTCTGCACCGGCAGTGATAGCGACAAGGCCTGCAAGGCAGCCGTTGAGGGCCATGGTGGCGTCCGGCTTCTTCGAAACAATCCAGCTCGTGAGCGTTGCGGTAATGATGCCTGCAACAGCGGCGAGGTTCGTGGTCACCAAAATCCAGCTAGTAGCCTTTGCATCGCCGGAGAGTGCGGAACCGGCGTTGAATCCCCACCAACCGAACCAGAGCATGAACACACCGATGGTGGCAAGCGGAATGTTGTGGGCTGGAATGGCGTGCACCTTGCCGCCGACATACTTACCGATACGCGGTCCAAGAATCATGACGCCAGCGAGAGCTGCCCAGCCGCCTACGGAGTGAACGAGCGTAGAACCTGCGAGGTCATGGAAACCGGCCTTGCCGATGGAAGAAAGCCAGCCGCCGCCCCATGTCCAGCTACCCACGATCGGGTAGACGAAGGCCACGTAGATGATGGTGAAGACGAGGAAGGAGTTCAGCTTCACACGTTCGGCGACAGCGCCAGAGACGATCGTTGCCGCGGTTGCTGCAAACATCGCCTGGAACAGCCAGTCGGTGAAGAGGGTGAAGTGACCGTTGTAGGCGGCGGTGAACTTAGAGGGGTCTGCCCAGTCACCGATGCCGAATCCGGCAAATCCAAGTACACCGGAGATCGCATTGAACGTTCCGGGGTACATGAGGGCAAAGCCGATGGCGGCGTACATCGTGATTCCTATGGCGGGAACCGCGATGTTTTTGAAAGCGACGTTGGCCGCGCACTTGGCACGAACAAGACCCGCTTCGACACAGGCAAAGCCCAGGCCCATGATAAACACCAGCATGGCGCTAATCATGATCCAAATGTTTTCTGTCATAAAGATGGCGTCGCTGACAGGTACGACAGTTGCTGCTTCGTTCATTGTTTAAATCCTTTTAAAAAAGTGTTGAGGTCGGACCTTCGGTCCTTTGGGGGATGAGGTCGCTCGCAGGCTCGCTTTGGGGTTGTCTTGCTAATGCATAACTTTGAGTTTTTTTCTCATACCTCAGAGCGCGCTAGCGCGACCTCGTTGCTCACTACCCGATTGCCTCGGGGCCCGTTTCTCCGGTGCGGATGCGGATGCACTGTTCGAGTTCCGTGACGAAAATCTTGCCGTCGCCGATAGCGCCCGTACGAGCTCCCTTGATGATGGCGTCGATACAGGGCTTGACGAATTCGTCGTTCACCGCAATCTTCAAGCAGATCTTTTTGAGCAAATTAACCTCGGTCACCACGCCACGGAAACGTTGGTTGTAACCGCGCTGCTGACCGCAGCCAAGAACGTTAGTAACAGACATCTTGTAGATCTTGTTCTCGTAAAGTTCTTGCTTTACGATGTTCAATCGCTCGGGTTGGATATAAGCTGTAATGAGCTTCATGTTCCTATCCTTTGTTAGGGTTGTTTTCTTGTTTTGCCCACACTATTGCAAAGACCGTGCCAAAATGGCGCAAAACCCCCATTTTCGTGAAAATGGGGCGAAATCAACAAATCGGAACAAGAAAATGGTAAACTGGTAATAAAAATCGCAGCTTGTTCAGCTGCGATTACAAATTTTGCTTTTACAAATTTGGAAGAGAAATCAGAAAATGTAAAACCTGGCGAGGGCTTATTCTACATATTTCTTGATTAGCCGTAGCATCAGGTCGGCGAGCTTTTCTACGTCGGAATCGCCCACAGAGGCTTCGATATGGGAGTAACCGATGCCGCTGTCGTCGGTGAGGAATACGTAGGTACCGCCCGTGGCAAGTTCGAAGAACCGCAACAAGGATTCCGTGTCCTTGTCGACGCCGCTTGCAGCTACGGGAATAAGCTTGATGCCGTTCTTGGCGTAGAAGGTGATGGATTTCTGAAGGCTTTCGATGATGCTATCCTGGTGGTGTGGAGGGGCGTCCAGAATCAAGAAGGCGATTCGCGAACGGGCCGCTTCGTTCCAGGAGAAATTCTGTAAAGTGGCTTCGAGTGCGGAGTGTACGGCTTCGGGGAAGTCGTCGCCGCCGTAGGCTTCCTGTTCGGCGATGAATGCCTGGGTGTTGGCAATGTCGGTAGAGAAGTCCTTGCCGCGGGTGAGGTATTCATCGCTTTCGTCGCGGTAGAATACGACAGCCGTGCGTAATGCCACCTTGGTATCCGAGGCGGCGTGGTCAATAATATAGCTGAGGTCCGATTGCAGGAAACGGATTTCGTCGCCCATGGAGCCCGTAGCGTCTACGATAAAGGCTACGTCTGCCTTGGCGTCGGCCTGCTCGGCGTCGCTTGTAATGACGTTAACCTGGAGCGAATCCTCTTTTTTGGAGGTGAGCTTGACGGGGTCCTTGGAGGCCTTGCCGTTGACTTTCAGCGAAAAGTCCTTGGCGTTTGCAGCCTTATCGTTTGCGCCGGCGAACAATCCTACCCAGCAGTAGGCATAGCCCGCGTTGTCGGTCTTGGTGGCAAATTCCACCTTGTCTTTATTAAGAAGTTCTACCGGAACGTTGGCGAGACCGGTGCCGTTCTCGTCTACCACTTGCACGGCCACAAGGGTGTGCGGGTAAAATTTCCAGTAGCCGGTCTTGGAGGAAAATTCGCCTTTCAGGATGTCTGTCCAGGAACTCCAATTGTCCAGATCGTTCCATTCGGAGGCCGTGAGCAGGCCGTAGGTTCTGCCGTTAAAGTCGTCGCCGTAGTCTACGTCGGGTTCTCCGTCTATAGGAATGTATTCGTCTGTGACGCTGGGTGTCTTGGCGTCGCTAAAGTCGGCGTCGGAAGTTTCCATGGGGACGCCGCCTTTGTATGAATCGTACATGGGCATCGATTCATCGATTTCGTCTCGGTTTTCACGGTGATTTTTTCCCTTGGTTTCGAAGGTGGCGCCGTTTGCGTTATTGACATCTATTTTTGGGGTGTCGATCGAGTCCAAGTCTGCGACTGGGCCGTTGTCGTTGCCTGTGGAATCGCTAGCGTTAATGCTTGCGCTGTCGTCGCTGCAGGATATGCACAGTGCGGCAATTCCTGCCATTAAAAAGAATTTGGATTTGCGGATAAGCATAGTCTCCCTCCGTTTTTTCCCTTAAATTAAATAAAAATGCGGCAAGCATCAAGAGGCTTGCTGTATTATGCAAAATGCCGTGACTTTGGACACTGAAATGCGCTCGAAACGGTTTGCTATATTTGACCGCAAATGAAAAATCTACTTGATTTTGATAGCGAGCATTTGTGGCACCCGTATGCGGCGCTGAAAAATACTCCGGCCAGGTTCCTTGCAAAATCCGCTCATGGAACGACTATTGAAACGGCCGACGGCTTAAAACTGATTGACGCGGTATCGAGTTGGTGGTGCATGGCGCATGGGCATAACGCCCCTGAAATCGTCGAAGCGATTCAGAAACAGAGCGAAAAAATGTGCCATGTGATGTTCGGCGGCTTTACGCACGAACCTGCGATTGAACTTGGCGAAAAGCTGGTGAATTTTTTGCCGGAAGGTCTCAACAAGATTTTCTTTGCGGACTCGGGAAGCATCGCCGTGGAATGCAGCGCCAAGATGGCGGTGCAGTACCAGCATTCGCTGGGTCGCCCGGAGCGTTGCAAGTTGGTTGCCTTGAAGGGCGGCTACCACGGCGATACCGCTGGTGCAATGGCGCTTTCTGACCCCGACGGAATGCATACGCTATTCCGCGGAATCATGCCACATCATTATTTCGCGGAACGTCCGAACTGCCGCTTTGACGAGGCCTGGAATCCGGCGGATTTCGCATCGATGGAGCACGTTGTCGAGGAACATAAGGATGAAATCGCTGCCGTGATTTGCGAACCCGTGTTTCAGGGTGGAAACGGCATGTGGCTTTATAATGCGAATTACCTGAAGGCGCTTCGCGAACTTTGCGACCGTTACGGCATCCTGTTGATTCTGGACGAAATCGCTTCGGGCTTTTACCGCACGGGACCGCGCTTTGCGATGATGCATACCGCCGAAAACGGTGCTGGTAATAGCCGCGAATGTAAATGCGCCGACTTCGTAAAGCCGGACATTATGTGCATTGGCAAGGCGCTTACGGGCGGAAGCATTACGATGGCGGCTTGCGTTGCGTCCGAGAAGGTTGCCGAAACGATTACGAACAGCAAGATTCCGGCATTTATGCACGGCCCCACTTACATGGCGAACCCTTTGGCGTGTGCCGCAGGAATCGCTTCGCTTTCGCTATTCGAAAGTCGCGATTATGCGTCGAGCGTTGCTCGGATTGAAAAACGCCTGAAGCAGAATCTGGAACCGCTGCGTTCGCTTGAAAATGCGGCCGATGTTCGTGTCCTCGGTGCGATTGGCGTCTTGGAACTGAAAGCGAAACCTTCTGCGGACGATATTCTGCGCGTGATTCGCGAAACCGGCGTGTGGCTCAGGCCTTTCTGTAATTACGTCTACACGATGCCTCCGCTCATTACGACCGATTCCGAAATCGACCGTATCTGCGAAGCTATCAAGATGATTGGTGAATGCGAACCCGCGCCTGTCGTAGAAGGCGAAGACGAATTCCACGAATAAATACAGCTTAAATTTTTTCTTCAAACGGAACTATGGTAACGCAGTTCCGTTTTTTCTTGGATACGTAAAGCGCCTTGTCGGCAAAAGAGAGCATGTCTGTAACGATTCCATCTCCGAATGTTCCGCCAAAGCTCATTGTTAGCTTTACATTCGGGTAATCTTGCAGTTTTGTTTTTTCGGCCTTGGCGCGCATCTGTTCAAGTCTGATTTTCAGCACTTCATGAGTGATTCCCTTGAACGCGATTAAGAATTCGTCGCCTCCATAGCGTACGACGTGGTCCAAATCACGAACCGATGAACTCAGTATCGATGCCACAGCTGCAAGGGCGGCATCGCCACATTGGTGACCGTGATTGTCATTGATCTCTTTGAAAAAGTCGATGTCGGCCATTACGACGGCTTGACAATTTTGCGATGCTAGTTTGTCATCAAAATACTTACGGTTCATCACTTGAGTCAACGAATCCCTGTAGATTTTATCGTTAATTTCCGTGATTTCGTTAGTTTTATCGGTAAAGCCAAATACCGCAGTTTCTTCGCCGGTTCGTACAATCTTCATTTCGACATACTGACCGAGTTCATTATGGAATATTTTGGACAAACTATGTCCAACGGGCACGTATTCTTTAATATAGGACTCGTCAATCACTTTCCGAAGATTGTCCCGATCCTCCTCGAGTACAGCCGTGCTGACAAATTTTTCAATAAGAACCTTGAGCGAAGGCGGTTCTTTCATCAGGCCAAGAGCATTCTTGATTCGGTCGTAAACGCGGAAAAATTCCACTTTTTCAGTTACAAAATCGACCCCGACAACAGAGGCGAATCCGTTCATGAGTGCGTTGATCATATTTTGTTGCTTGCGGTTCTGTTCCAAGAGCTCTTTCTCTTGTTCCAGCTTTGTCATTTGCGCATTCACGTTTTCGACAAGGTACAGGACTCGGCGTAGGGGTTTTTCTTCGCCGATGCGAACAAATATCGCCTTGCTCCAACCGTGAATCTTTCCATGAAAAATTTCTGAAATGACATTCGTATTCTTCATGCGTTCCGGCAACGTTGAAAGGGTCGTGAAATTCTTGATAGTGGCAATACTTTCTGGACATGCAAGGTTCACCATGATATTGGTGAGGCTTTCTTGTAGAGGAATGTCGCATTTCATGAACTTGTCGATGAATTCGTTGCTCTTGATAGGGAACACGGTTTTATCTTCAAGATCAAGAACGTGCATCGAAATATACAGTTCAGTTGTGGCATGAGTTATAGCTGTGAAAAATTCCGCAGCGTTCACAGGAAAGTCTGCTATTAATTTTTTGCTATTGTCCATAACAGTTACCAAAAAAATTCTCCCGATACAAAAATATATTCATTTCAATGAAAAAGATGAAGCCTTTTTTCTAAATTTGGGCACAAAAAAGCAGGCATTTATGGAATACTATAGCTTAAAAATGCGTGCGTCGCAACAAGTGGGCGAAGGCGAACAGAAACACGAACAGCATATTTCTGGTGCAGAACGTATTGTGGGCCGGGACTCCGTAGAGGCGGTGTGTACGGCGATGGTGCGCCGCGCTATGAACCATTCCAAGGGCGATCCGGACTTTATCAACGTGAAAATCGAAAAGGTTCACGAAAATGATATCCAGGTTTTGAAGGCTTTGTCTGTGACGCGGATTGATGTGGATTCGTGGCAGGAAGGGCTGGAGAAGGCCTTTGGATTGGTTAGTAAAGCTGTGATGGATGTTCATAAAGAAGGTTCCCTGAGCTTGCCGAAGGGAACGTGTGAAAAAGCGGGACTTCATAACTTTGCCGAGAATTTGCCTGAGCTTTTGCGGGCGACTTTCCCGATGCGCGGGGCGATGCTTTACGACATTGCGACGGGCGAACGCCTGGAACCTGATCACGAACGCGGTGTGCGAGCAACTTACATGGATGCATTACATTCGAGCGAAGTCGATGGCTGCAAGAATCACTTTAACGAAGCGATTGTGCTTGCGACCAAGGTGGCGAATGCTCCCGGAATGGTGGCGGAATTCTGCGTGAGCGATGACCCGAATTACGTGACGGGCTATGTCGCGAGCAAGGAACTCGGCTATGTACGAATCATGAAGATGAAGGAAATGGGCGACGAAAACGGAGGCCGCATTTTCCT
This window of the uncultured Fibrobacter sp. genome carries:
- a CDS encoding fibro-slime domain-containing protein gives rise to the protein MAAQYTASVEYDGKGNLYYAVLTSNGQWAQDERRNTCFPIANAGIELSTIEGRTVYFYTDKSCQKNLSDVSAEDIFEKGQNVRIKLNKNGEMTSSEVENAPGPGPGPGPGEESSSSAKSSSSSSTKWPGFGRSSSSEAGPGPALKAGEKVIRFMPHWTNTSAILIQGLEETIMTAVPKYCGWYQTTVQAPSENFYVQFKQTIGTTYVGANGSSNKKIDSEEEISLDSIAALGDTIWIRGYKSGAPDLTINAPGVLGDCAPKRFPVTVFDWYGAGKDGVNADFEAGNGCTGKNAYDDEHHGFVKGMVEYKLGDNGVPVRAKDFPEDYCRASEHLDSWFLPENLGKGKNGEALTNKTCRDIYLTMQDDGFWLAEISKDDVSDGNDKTKKGMFIVDDFEYLQDGVTPNPYYDQLSGNGGRHNFSFAVKIQAKFEYVPGQYFDFYGDDDVWVFIDRRLAVDIGGQHTQAAGAVLLDTIGQNTGDTLVPGQTYDFHIFYAERHTSESNFRMHTSIDLQVDASMFLVDDRRGAKTDYYIWQVNRKSTFTCDMDDNAKDTTITGGRSTFKLSGGSFTEPEELTPSDSCWYSGICITSDSTFTIDSASIVDNYALAPGHYFLEITLKDDPMQKSTVEITIPSYAIPSIAYADSNWKILGTEVSGDTLQIGKWAYEVYPVHISFLESWAQVNNYNKKVNLMISSSLVDILDENGNKISKVTLDDDGHATFYVRANGEVKNAVLTAQGAAATASIWKNLQFDLPPIPRVSVAKLYDRNGDGRGDSLYIKFDRELDSRHILDSLQFKFGESFPTYGAENFKVNGNVVVLVSDNSCEAGSACGFGSRRFTGGETEVYSGSMMTWFTYIDENRKDYHFQITDDPVEDGIGPVIVSAERKKNSDGARELTLTFSEGIKDGTREHYASMFEFICKRNGEERTPEKPVLQSGSGNMMVLVYSASTTVDAVIPMDGDQIRFVPGPDANSTMDLLGIAPHKNNPWVPITGEQELSNESPGVVLLNSENPIVANPTITQPKLIKDPTKTAQEIGDENGVQGNLIDFDIYKVIQEQTKKEIAALDAYIETMLGEVKDDTVYNVTEMTEEEALQQLFDDIRSGVVSEAYGISEELIAAVVAGEVTVSNYKSSSVVTSDDLKAIETLKQKNIEESRDTTMTIIPASNASMTDLFAAIVSGRITEDELLEAGVSETVIKAIKDGTITAENLPSYRSAELTLMNEDDVVLSYSTKYYTHLGHYVGGTSGKIVCSDTTIYGQGGCKVNKGKIFLAWNMRNDNGRLVGTGVYIARLQIKLYVADEKKMDQTRDKLWGVRRGNPKKAKPTGLNWDL
- a CDS encoding Rne/Rng family ribonuclease, which produces MANKCKRGILISKTPYEKRIAIMEDGELVELVVEGVSSNRVLGNIYKGVVQKVLPALKAAFIDIGLEKAGFLHQEDAMDRNELLRREYGDDDDEGGSSKEVSIDEILQEGQEIMVQVVKEPISTKGARLTTHLSFAGRFLVCMPGTNFIGVSKRERDPAKRREFKKVVRRLKGRDVGYIVRTNGLNESEFEINKQMRELESKWEQTKYNFENQPAETCIYEESDSIEQTVREYFSDNTDYVYIDNRDEYFALREYLKVLSPDKLDKVKLWSSNESLFEYFKIENDYARSLQRQVPLPRGGNLVIEQTEALVSIDVNTGPKVHGKDQAKIILETNIDACYEIAKQLRLRDVGGLIIIDFIDMETEADNEIVYQEFRKAIRRDKAPISPAPISQFGLMEVTRKRVRVNLMTEKTERCPVCDGGGRIATLESTLGMIDRWMARAKAKGKLREVTLVVSAQVIDVLCKDHNRMFNYLEYKHGMSISLVEDEHAHINQFWFYDKMGEDITDLYKFV
- a CDS encoding ammonium transporter — translated: MNEAATVVPVSDAIFMTENIWIMISAMLVFIMGLGFACVEAGLVRAKCAANVAFKNIAVPAIGITMYAAIGFALMYPGTFNAISGVLGFAGFGIGDWADPSKFTAAYNGHFTLFTDWLFQAMFAATAATIVSGAVAERVKLNSFLVFTIIYVAFVYPIVGSWTWGGGWLSSIGKAGFHDLAGSTLVHSVGGWAALAGVMILGPRIGKYVGGKVHAIPAHNIPLATIGVFMLWFGWWGFNAGSALSGDAKATSWILVTTNLAAVAGIITATLTSWIVSKKPDATMALNGCLAGLVAITAGADVVTPLSSWIIGAIAGVLVVGAVFMFDRLHLDDPVGALSVHLVNGVWGTLAVGIFDITGDYTIGTQAIGVIAYAVPCFGAASLIFYAIKKTMGLRVTERQELRGLDQSEHGQESYSGFQIFSNM
- a CDS encoding P-II family nitrogen regulator is translated as MKLITAYIQPERLNIVKQELYENKIYKMSVTNVLGCGQQRGYNQRFRGVVTEVNLLKKICLKIAVNDEFVKPCIDAIIKGARTGAIGDGKIFVTELEQCIRIRTGETGPEAIG
- the bioA gene encoding adenosylmethionine--8-amino-7-oxononanoate transaminase gives rise to the protein MKNLLDFDSEHLWHPYAALKNTPARFLAKSAHGTTIETADGLKLIDAVSSWWCMAHGHNAPEIVEAIQKQSEKMCHVMFGGFTHEPAIELGEKLVNFLPEGLNKIFFADSGSIAVECSAKMAVQYQHSLGRPERCKLVALKGGYHGDTAGAMALSDPDGMHTLFRGIMPHHYFAERPNCRFDEAWNPADFASMEHVVEEHKDEIAAVICEPVFQGGNGMWLYNANYLKALRELCDRYGILLILDEIASGFYRTGPRFAMMHTAENGAGNSRECKCADFVKPDIMCIGKALTGGSITMAACVASEKVAETITNSKIPAFMHGPTYMANPLACAAGIASLSLFESRDYASSVARIEKRLKQNLEPLRSLENAADVRVLGAIGVLELKAKPSADDILRVIRETGVWLRPFCNYVYTMPPLITTDSEIDRICEAIKMIGECEPAPVVEGEDEFHE
- a CDS encoding GGDEF domain-containing protein, producing MHVLDLEDKTVFPIKSNEFIDKFMKCDIPLQESLTNIMVNLACPESIATIKNFTTLSTLPERMKNTNVISEIFHGKIHGWSKAIFVRIGEEKPLRRVLYLVENVNAQMTKLEQEKELLEQNRKQQNMINALMNGFASVVGVDFVTEKVEFFRVYDRIKNALGLMKEPPSLKVLIEKFVSTAVLEEDRDNLRKVIDESYIKEYVPVGHSLSKIFHNELGQYVEMKIVRTGEETAVFGFTDKTNEITEINDKIYRDSLTQVMNRKYFDDKLASQNCQAVVMADIDFFKEINDNHGHQCGDAALAAVASILSSSVRDLDHVVRYGGDEFLIAFKGITHEVLKIRLEQMRAKAEKTKLQDYPNVKLTMSFGGTFGDGIVTDMLSFADKALYVSKKKRNCVTIVPFEEKI
- a CDS encoding 6-carboxyhexanoate--CoA ligase; the protein is MEYYSLKMRASQQVGEGEQKHEQHISGAERIVGRDSVEAVCTAMVRRAMNHSKGDPDFINVKIEKVHENDIQVLKALSVTRIDVDSWQEGLEKAFGLVSKAVMDVHKEGSLSLPKGTCEKAGLHNFAENLPELLRATFPMRGAMLYDIATGERLEPDHERGVRATYMDALHSSEVDGCKNHFNEAIVLATKVANAPGMVAEFCVSDDPNYVTGYVASKELGYVRIMKMKEMGDENGGRIFLFDSRKASAEECIEYLQKKKVLVDVATCQKQ